TGTTGTAAGAACATTAATTATCAACACAGAAAATGAACAAGGTTATGAACAATCAGTTAAATTATCAAAAACTGATATGACTAAGTTTGAAGAAGAAAGAAGAGCAAAAAGAGATTTTAAAAAACCTTTTGTTAAAAAAGAATTTAGCAAACCAGGTGAAAGAAAACCTTTTGAAAAACCTGCTACAGAAACAACTGTTGAAGTAAAAGAAACTGTTAAACCAGTTAAAGCTGCTAAAAAAGTTGAAGAAGAAGTTTCTCATGAAGAAGCACATGACTTCGTTTCAAAAATGGAAGCAAAATACAAAGCACACTTAGCTGAAACTATTGAAGATAATTCTGATGAAGTTGAAGAAAACGAATCTAAAGCTGAAAATAAAAAAGAAGCTGCACAAAAACTAACAAAAATGTCAGCAGCTGAAAGAGCTAAAGTTGATGGATCACACAACATTGATGAAGAAAGATATGAGTTACAAAAATACTCAAATAAATTAAGAAGTGTTGCAATCGAAAAAAACTTACCAAAAAAATTACAAGAAGTTAACTTAAGAGATTTAACTAAAAAAGAACTAATCGAATACATGAGAAAAGTTCGTGCTGCATTAGCTAAATAGTTATATAATCAAAATAAGAAATATAAAATAAAAAGTTCATTGAACTTTAAAAGGAGCAGTAAACTATGAACCAAGTTTGTTTAATAGGAAGAATTACAAAAGACGTTGAACTAAGAAATACAAATAATGGACAAGGAAAATTTGTTTCTTTTACATTAGCTGTTAGTGAATATTCTGGACAAAAAGAAATCACAAATTTCATTCCTTGTTTTGCATTTAACAACACTGCTGAAAACATGGCTAGATTTTTATCAAAAGGAAGTCTAATTTCAGTTTCTGGAAGAGTTAATGTGAGAACTTCACAAAATGAAGGAAAATATGAAACTATTGTAACTATTACTGCCGACCGTGTAAACTTTTTAGAATCTGCTAAAACTAGAGGATCAAATGCTTCAGATGAAACAAATTCAAATATAAACTTAGATTCACCTATTCAAAATAGAACATCTTCAATAACATCAAACAATGTTCAAGAAGATGAAATTATTTTAAGTGAAGATGAATCAATTTTATGAGATTAATATAAATTTAGAAAGGCTACAAAATTATGGCAATGAAAAAATTCGTTAAAAAAAGAAAAAAAGTTAACTTTTTTGCTAAAAACAAAATTAACTACATCGATTACAAAGATGTTGAATTATTAAAAAAATTCATTTCAGGAAATGGACAAATCTTACCAAGAAGAATTACTGGAACATCTCCTAAACATCAAAGACAGTTGGCTGTTGCAATTAAAAGAGCACGTCAAATGGCTTTATTACCATACGTAATTGACTAATCAATCCTAAACCATCTTCAAGGTGGTTTTTTTGTATTTTAACATGTTTTTTTAAAATGAAAATATTTAGAAATATATTAATTAAATTAAACTTCTTTATAATAATAATTAAGTTAAAATTTAGGAGGCTGTCATATGAAAGTGATATTTTTAAAAGATGTTAAAGGTCAAGGAAAAAAAGATGAGATTAAGGAAGTAAGTGACGGATATGCAAGAAACTTTTTAATTCCAAAAGGACTAGTAAAAATCGCTACTGAAGGTAGTGTTAACTCTGTAAAAAATAGAAAAATTGTTGAGCAGCAAGAGAATGATTTGGCTATTGCTGAAACTAAACAACTTAAAACTTTATTAGAAGAAATAACTTTAAAATTCAAACTACAAATTAATGAAGGAAAAGCATTTCACTCAATTTCTAATCAAGATGTTGTAGATCAACTAAAAAAATCATATAAACTAGATTTAGATAAAAGAAAGTTTGTTAGTTTTAAAAATCTTAATCAAATTGGCCTACATTATTTAGTTATTAAACTTGGCTATGGTGTTGAAGCAAAATTAAAAGTAGAAATTCAAGGTGTGTAAAATGAGTAGAAAAGATATGAGCGAAAACAATTTATATGCTATTGAAAAAATGGTATTGGCAATTGCTATGCATTCACCAAATGCATTACCTGATATCATTACAGGATTAGTTGCTGATGATTTTTTAGACTCAACATATAAAACAGTTTTTCAAGCTATTATTGATCTTCAATCAGAAAGTAAAGAAGTAACAATTAATTCAGTTGCTAATCAACTTGAGAAAAAAGGTAATTTAGAAAAAATTGGCGGAATCGAAAGACTGCAAGACATTGCACTAGATTTCTTTTCAGATGAAGGTATTGAAAATTTTATTGAAGAAATTTTTTATGCCAGTGCTTCTAGAAAGTTTGATGCAGCTTTAAGACGTGTTCAAAATTTAAGAAAAGAAGAACAAATGGATATTGAAACATCAATGAATGAAATGCAAAAAGAACTTTTAAAGATCGATTTAAATGCACAAAAAAATGATGTTAAGAGTATTCATTCTTCAACTGAATTATTAATTAAAAAAATTCAAGAGTTAGAAAAAAGAAGTGAATCTCTTACTGGTATTCCTACTGACTTATATGAGTT
This window of the Mesoplasma chauliocola genome carries:
- the rpsF gene encoding 30S ribosomal protein S6 encodes the protein MLRKYEAMFILDQDTQDVNALSSRMIDIISKDGKVIEKNDLGLIEFAYKINHKKKGHYFVVIVEATAEAIKEFERIANIEKSVVRTLIINTENEQGYEQSVKLSKTDMTKFEEERRAKRDFKKPFVKKEFSKPGERKPFEKPATETTVEVKETVKPVKAAKKVEEEVSHEEAHDFVSKMEAKYKAHLAETIEDNSDEVEENESKAENKKEAAQKLTKMSAAERAKVDGSHNIDEERYELQKYSNKLRSVAIEKNLPKKLQEVNLRDLTKKELIEYMRKVRAALAK
- the rpsR gene encoding 30S ribosomal protein S18 — encoded protein: MAMKKFVKKRKKVNFFAKNKINYIDYKDVELLKKFISGNGQILPRRITGTSPKHQRQLAVAIKRARQMALLPYVID
- the rplI gene encoding 50S ribosomal protein L9, whose product is MKVIFLKDVKGQGKKDEIKEVSDGYARNFLIPKGLVKIATEGSVNSVKNRKIVEQQENDLAIAETKQLKTLLEEITLKFKLQINEGKAFHSISNQDVVDQLKKSYKLDLDKRKFVSFKNLNQIGLHYLVIKLGYGVEAKLKVEIQGV
- a CDS encoding single-stranded DNA-binding protein: MNQVCLIGRITKDVELRNTNNGQGKFVSFTLAVSEYSGQKEITNFIPCFAFNNTAENMARFLSKGSLISVSGRVNVRTSQNEGKYETIVTITADRVNFLESAKTRGSNASDETNSNINLDSPIQNRTSSITSNNVQEDEIILSEDESILWD